The following proteins are encoded in a genomic region of Thioclava nitratireducens:
- a CDS encoding aa3-type cytochrome c oxidase subunit IV: MAEYKPGNMDIRDQERTFNGFVRFVTVSVIVIICFLVFLALVNG, from the coding sequence ATGGCCGAGTACAAACCGGGCAACATGGACATTCGTGACCAAGAGAGAACATTCAACGGATTTGTTCGCTTCGTCACGGTTTCGGTGATTGTGATCATCTGTTTTCTGGTGTTTCTCGCATTGGTGAATGGCTGA
- a CDS encoding DUF6173 family protein, whose product MTEIRTTAEAHEEAALPNAKVVHTSENAPKTAEVKPLPPELARARPEDKSPAQWAYERVLLYIQNFEEQLQEDEEVVLGLTGGEAGVLQIEGIGFFDPDILTFYGTDEYGARTQLIQHVNQLNVMLIAQPKPAEDEAPRRIGFRLARALEEEIAPETKNPQDET is encoded by the coding sequence ATGACCGAAATACGCACCACCGCCGAAGCCCATGAGGAAGCTGCCCTTCCGAATGCGAAGGTGGTGCATACCTCGGAGAACGCGCCGAAGACCGCCGAGGTCAAACCGCTTCCGCCCGAACTGGCTCGGGCGCGGCCCGAGGACAAGAGCCCGGCGCAATGGGCCTATGAGCGAGTGTTGCTCTATATCCAGAACTTCGAAGAGCAGCTGCAGGAAGACGAAGAAGTCGTGCTTGGCCTCACCGGCGGCGAGGCGGGCGTCCTGCAGATCGAGGGGATCGGTTTTTTCGATCCCGACATCCTCACTTTCTACGGCACCGACGAATACGGCGCGCGCACGCAGCTCATCCAGCACGTGAACCAGCTCAACGTGATGCTGATCGCGCAACCGAAACCCGCCGAGGACGAGGCGCCGCGGCGGATCGGCTTCCGGCTCGCCCGTGCGCTGGAGGAAGAAATTGCGCCGGAGACCAAGAACCCGCAAGACGAGACGTGA
- a CDS encoding AbrB family transcriptional regulator: MLLASSAVLAFALSLAHLSAAFLLGPMAAAITLAASGGAVRLPPLGFVAAQGVVGVMIASKLPASILPEIARDWPIFVAGTLSTVLGASALGWVMARAGGLPGTTAIWGSSPGAATAMTLMSDDYGADMRLVAVMQYTRVACCAIAATAVVQLFGVAQGDEVGTAMAQEGPTDFLGAAESLALGIGAGFLGVRLRIPGGGLLLPMAFGLIASATGLLEITLPQTVLAISYAVVGWGIGMRFTRAVLGHAARLLPRILGSIIALIALCAAFAMGLVYFAGIEPVTAYLATSPGGADSVAIIAAGTQVDVPFVMAMQIARFLLVLVAGPALARALSRRRGDV; the protein is encoded by the coding sequence GTGCTGCTTGCGAGCTCCGCAGTTTTGGCCTTCGCGCTGAGCCTTGCGCATCTCTCGGCGGCGTTTCTGCTGGGTCCGATGGCGGCCGCGATCACGCTCGCCGCGAGCGGCGGGGCCGTGCGTTTGCCGCCTCTGGGCTTCGTTGCCGCGCAAGGTGTCGTGGGGGTGATGATCGCCTCGAAGCTTCCCGCCTCGATCCTGCCCGAGATCGCCCGCGACTGGCCGATCTTCGTTGCCGGGACACTCTCGACCGTGCTGGGGGCGAGCGCGCTCGGCTGGGTGATGGCGCGTGCGGGCGGGTTACCGGGGACGACGGCGATATGGGGTTCCTCGCCCGGTGCCGCGACGGCGATGACGCTGATGTCGGACGATTACGGCGCCGATATGCGCCTTGTCGCCGTCATGCAATATACCCGTGTCGCCTGCTGCGCGATCGCCGCAACTGCCGTCGTGCAGCTCTTCGGCGTGGCACAGGGCGACGAGGTTGGCACGGCAATGGCTCAGGAGGGTCCGACCGACTTCCTCGGCGCGGCGGAGTCGCTTGCGCTCGGGATCGGGGCGGGCTTTCTGGGGGTGCGGCTGCGCATTCCGGGCGGCGGGCTGCTGCTGCCGATGGCCTTCGGCTTGATCGCCAGCGCCACGGGCCTGCTGGAGATCACCCTGCCCCAGACCGTGCTCGCGATCAGCTACGCGGTCGTCGGCTGGGGCATCGGAATGCGCTTTACCCGTGCCGTGCTGGGCCATGCCGCACGGCTTCTGCCGCGCATCCTCGGCTCGATCATCGCGCTGATCGCGCTCTGCGCCGCTTTTGCCATGGGGCTGGTCTATTTCGCCGGGATCGAGCCGGTGACCGCCTATCTCGCCACCAGCCCGGGTGGCGCGGATTCGGTGGCGATCATCGCGGCGGGCACGCAGGTCGATGTGCCCTTCGTGATGGCGATGCAGATCGCCCGTTTCCTGCTGGTGCTGGTCGCGGGCCCCGCGCTCGCCCGCGCATTGTCACGCAGGCGAGGTGATGTGTAA
- a CDS encoding acyl-CoA dehydrogenase has translation MTYRSPVTDIRFILDHVVPLAPVAATEMFAEATPDMVEAILTEGGKLCDEVIAPTNRDGDLTPAKLENGVLRSSPGFKEAFAALAEGGWIGIAATPEHGGMGLPQALNVGFNDMLSGANLALQLSPLLTQGQIEALEHHASDEIKALYLPKLISGEWSGTMNLTEPGAGSDVGALKTKAVPNDDGTYAISGQKIYITWGDNDCVENTCHLVLARLPDAAPGTKGISLFMVPKLIPDADGKPGVANSLKVVSLEHKLGIHGSPTCVMSYEGATGWLVGEENKGMAAMFTMMNNARLNVGAQGIGVAEAAYQQALAYAKDRVQFAPIVEHADVRRMLSGMKAEIFAARSIALACAVAIDMGRATGDANWQARAALLTPIAKAYGTDMGIRVASTGIQIHGGMGFIEETGAAQYLRDVRITTIYEGTNGIQAMDLVGRKMMDEGKAAFRLLQEIEDEAQGARGDFPVLAEDVWQAAEELREHTEWMVRQGMQDRFAGAVPYLDAFARVLGGYYHLRAAMAEGRDSARGHLAAVYIRRLMPAYAASLAEAKEGAEGLYALSVEDLEA, from the coding sequence ATGACTTACCGTTCCCCCGTCACCGACATTCGTTTCATCCTCGATCACGTCGTGCCGCTCGCGCCCGTCGCCGCCACCGAGATGTTCGCCGAGGCGACCCCTGATATGGTCGAGGCGATCCTCACCGAAGGCGGCAAGCTCTGCGACGAGGTGATCGCGCCGACCAATCGCGACGGCGACCTGACGCCCGCGAAACTGGAGAACGGCGTTCTGCGCTCGTCGCCCGGGTTCAAGGAGGCCTTCGCGGCGCTTGCAGAAGGCGGCTGGATTGGCATCGCGGCGACCCCGGAACATGGCGGGATGGGCCTGCCGCAGGCGCTCAACGTCGGCTTCAACGACATGCTATCGGGCGCGAACCTCGCGCTGCAGCTCAGCCCGCTGCTGACACAGGGCCAGATCGAGGCGCTGGAGCATCACGCCTCCGACGAAATCAAGGCGCTGTATCTGCCCAAGCTGATCTCGGGCGAATGGTCGGGCACGATGAACCTGACCGAGCCGGGGGCAGGCTCCGACGTGGGGGCGCTCAAGACCAAGGCGGTGCCGAATGACGACGGCACCTATGCGATCTCGGGCCAGAAGATCTACATCACTTGGGGCGACAATGATTGCGTCGAGAATACCTGCCACCTCGTGCTGGCGCGCCTGCCCGATGCGGCGCCCGGCACGAAGGGCATCAGCCTGTTCATGGTGCCGAAGCTGATCCCGGATGCCGATGGCAAGCCGGGCGTGGCGAACTCGCTGAAAGTGGTTTCGCTGGAGCACAAGCTGGGTATCCATGGCTCGCCGACCTGCGTGATGAGCTACGAGGGCGCGACCGGCTGGCTCGTCGGCGAAGAGAACAAGGGCATGGCCGCGATGTTCACGATGATGAACAACGCGCGTCTGAACGTCGGCGCGCAGGGCATCGGCGTGGCCGAAGCGGCCTATCAGCAGGCGCTGGCCTATGCGAAGGACCGGGTGCAATTCGCGCCGATCGTGGAGCATGCCGATGTGCGCCGGATGCTCTCGGGCATGAAGGCCGAAATCTTCGCGGCGCGGTCGATTGCGCTGGCCTGTGCGGTGGCGATCGACATGGGGCGTGCGACCGGCGATGCGAACTGGCAGGCCCGCGCGGCGCTGCTGACGCCGATCGCGAAGGCCTATGGCACCGATATGGGCATCCGCGTTGCCTCGACCGGTATCCAGATCCATGGCGGCATGGGCTTCATCGAGGAGACCGGCGCTGCGCAATATCTGCGCGACGTGCGGATCACCACGATCTACGAAGGCACCAACGGCATTCAGGCGATGGACCTCGTGGGCCGCAAAATGATGGACGAGGGCAAGGCCGCCTTCCGTCTGCTGCAGGAGATCGAGGACGAGGCGCAGGGCGCACGTGGCGATTTCCCGGTACTGGCCGAAGACGTCTGGCAGGCCGCCGAGGAATTGCGCGAGCACACGGAATGGATGGTGCGCCAAGGCATGCAGGATCGTTTCGCGGGTGCCGTGCCCTATCTCGACGCCTTCGCGCGGGTGCTGGGGGGCTATTACCACCTGCGCGCCGCCATGGCCGAGGGTCGCGATTCCGCGCGCGGGCATCTGGCCGCCGTCTATATCCGCCGCCTAATGCCGGCCTATGCGGCCTCGTTGGCCGAGGCGAAGGAGGGGGCCGAGGGGCTCTACGCGCTCAGCGTCGAAGATCTCGAGGCATGA
- a CDS encoding TAXI family TRAP transporter solute-binding subunit: protein MFQHIKLGALVAGAIALSAPVAKAESFINILTGGTSGVYYPLGVALSEVYGENMKDVRVQVQSTKASVENLNLLQQGRGELAFALGDSVKDAWEGNADAGFKAKLGKLRAIAAIYPNYIQLAALKDAGATTITDLKGKSLSVGAAKSGTELNARKIFDAAGMSYDDLGKVEYLPFSESVELMKNRQLDATFQSSGLGNAALKDLSTTQDVTFVEIPADIAEKLGAPYKAGVIPAGTYPGQDADVPTVAITNILVTREGVSDEEAYQMTKQLFEHLDTLKAAHSAANGISLEAAVQGLPIPLHPGAEKYYKEQGVLK from the coding sequence ATGTTCCAACACATCAAGCTCGGCGCGCTCGTCGCCGGGGCGATTGCTTTGAGCGCACCCGTGGCCAAGGCCGAAAGCTTCATCAACATCCTGACCGGGGGCACCTCGGGCGTTTATTATCCGCTCGGTGTGGCTCTGTCCGAAGTCTATGGCGAGAACATGAAGGACGTGCGCGTTCAGGTGCAATCGACCAAGGCGTCGGTCGAGAACCTGAACCTGCTGCAACAGGGCCGGGGGGAGCTGGCCTTCGCACTGGGCGACTCGGTAAAGGATGCGTGGGAAGGCAATGCGGATGCGGGCTTCAAGGCCAAGCTCGGCAAGCTGCGCGCGATCGCCGCGATCTATCCGAACTACATCCAGCTCGCCGCACTCAAGGATGCCGGCGCGACCACCATCACCGATCTCAAGGGCAAGAGCCTTTCGGTCGGCGCGGCGAAATCGGGCACCGAGCTGAATGCGCGCAAGATCTTCGACGCGGCGGGCATGAGCTATGACGATCTGGGCAAGGTCGAATACCTTCCGTTCTCGGAATCGGTCGAACTGATGAAGAACCGCCAGCTCGACGCGACCTTCCAGTCCTCGGGTCTGGGCAACGCGGCGCTGAAGGATCTGTCGACCACGCAGGACGTGACCTTCGTCGAGATCCCCGCCGACATCGCCGAAAAGCTCGGTGCGCCCTACAAGGCAGGCGTGATCCCGGCAGGTACCTATCCGGGGCAGGACGCGGATGTGCCGACGGTGGCGATCACCAACATCCTCGTCACCCGCGAAGGTGTTTCGGATGAAGAGGCCTACCAGATGACGAAGCAACTCTTCGAACATCTCGACACGCTCAAGGCCGCGCATTCGGCCGCGAACGGCATCTCGCTCGAGGCGGCGGTGCAGGGTCTTCCGATCCCGCTGCATCCGGGTGCGGAGAAATACTACAAGGAGCAGGGCGTGCTGAAATAA
- a CDS encoding protein-disulfide reductase DsbD domain-containing protein, whose translation MTRLLPVMGILLGCCPLGVAAQEAVAQIAAQEQVAPQEASMPALPTPPGLEQAQLRTGGKGANGARMAALEIALAPGWKTYWRSPGDAGIPPHIQFTGSSNLASAVVHWPAPEVFLSSGMRTVGYHDGVVLPISVTPKDPDKPVQLKADVMIGICENICVPVSLQLETEVTADGTTDPKIQAALAREPRQIDPPTRCETEPKKDGVRLTARIDLPPAIGKENTLLELASRPVWVSEADSHREGDTLVTSADFVPPDAKPFDLDPSDIRITVLSDRGAVEIMGCTE comes from the coding sequence ATGACACGTTTGTTACCAGTGATGGGAATTCTGCTCGGTTGTTGCCCGCTTGGCGTGGCGGCGCAGGAAGCTGTTGCGCAGATCGCAGCGCAGGAGCAGGTCGCGCCGCAGGAGGCATCAATGCCCGCACTGCCGACGCCCCCGGGGCTGGAACAGGCGCAGCTGCGCACAGGCGGAAAAGGCGCGAATGGCGCCCGTATGGCGGCGCTGGAGATCGCGCTCGCTCCCGGTTGGAAGACCTATTGGCGCTCGCCGGGCGATGCAGGCATCCCGCCGCATATTCAGTTCACCGGGTCGAGCAATCTCGCCTCCGCCGTAGTCCACTGGCCCGCACCGGAAGTGTTCCTGTCCTCCGGGATGCGCACCGTCGGCTATCACGACGGCGTCGTGCTGCCGATCTCGGTGACGCCGAAAGACCCGGACAAGCCGGTGCAGTTGAAAGCCGATGTGATGATCGGGATCTGCGAGAATATCTGCGTGCCGGTCAGCCTGCAGCTGGAAACGGAGGTCACCGCCGACGGCACCACCGATCCGAAGATTCAGGCGGCGCTTGCACGCGAACCACGCCAGATCGACCCGCCGACGCGCTGCGAGACGGAGCCGAAGAAGGACGGGGTGCGACTCACGGCGCGGATCGACCTGCCGCCCGCTATCGGCAAGGAAAATACCCTTCTGGAACTGGCCTCGCGCCCGGTCTGGGTGTCCGAGGCCGACAGCCACCGCGAGGGCGACACCCTCGTGACGAGCGCCGACTTCGTGCCGCCCGACGCGAAGCCCTTCGACCTCGATCCGAGCGATATACGCATCACCGTGCTCTCCGATCGCGGCGCGGTCGAGATCATGGGCTGCACCGAGTAA
- a CDS encoding L-threonylcarbamoyladenylate synthase yields the protein MSQDTKLLSADADGYAQAAALLRAGELVAMPTETVYGLAGDARNDRAVAAIFAAKGRPKFNPLIVHLPSIEAAEEIAVVSDAAREIAARYWPGPLTLVLPLRPDAGLSDLVTAGHDTVAIRLPAHPVARALLTEFGGPLAAPSANPSGKISPTTAQHVIDGLDGKIAAVIDGGPCVVGVESTILALDPPALLRPGGVAAEEIEALIGQPLPTGGDASKPNAPGQLKSHYAPGAAVLLDVTAPRPDAVWIGFGGDCPTADLNLSPSGDLTEAAANLFAMLRKGDALAKTRGLSTLAFAPVPETGLGRAINDRLRRAAAPRD from the coding sequence ATGAGCCAAGACACGAAACTCCTTTCCGCCGATGCCGACGGCTATGCGCAGGCAGCCGCTCTGCTGCGCGCAGGCGAGCTGGTCGCGATGCCGACCGAGACGGTCTACGGGCTTGCAGGCGATGCGCGCAACGACCGCGCGGTGGCGGCCATCTTCGCGGCGAAGGGACGTCCGAAATTCAATCCGCTGATCGTCCATCTGCCTTCGATCGAGGCGGCGGAAGAGATCGCCGTGGTCTCCGACGCCGCTCGAGAGATCGCCGCGCGCTACTGGCCGGGGCCGCTGACGCTGGTGCTGCCGCTGCGCCCCGATGCCGGGCTTTCCGATCTGGTGACCGCCGGGCATGACACGGTCGCGATCCGCCTGCCCGCGCATCCGGTCGCCCGCGCGCTGCTGACGGAATTCGGCGGGCCGCTCGCCGCGCCCTCTGCGAACCCCTCCGGCAAGATCAGCCCGACCACAGCGCAGCATGTGATTGACGGGCTGGACGGCAAAATCGCGGCGGTGATCGATGGCGGCCCCTGCGTGGTCGGGGTGGAATCCACCATTCTCGCGCTCGATCCGCCCGCGCTGCTGCGCCCCGGCGGGGTCGCGGCCGAAGAGATCGAGGCACTGATCGGCCAGCCACTGCCCACCGGCGGTGACGCATCCAAACCAAATGCACCGGGGCAGCTCAAATCGCATTATGCGCCGGGCGCGGCCGTGCTGCTGGACGTGACCGCCCCGCGCCCCGACGCGGTCTGGATCGGCTTCGGCGGCGATTGCCCGACCGCCGATCTGAACCTGTCGCCTTCAGGCGATCTGACCGAAGCCGCCGCAAATCTTTTCGCTATGCTGCGCAAAGGCGATGCGCTGGCGAAGACGCGCGGCCTTTCCACACTCGCCTTCGCCCCGGTCCCGGAAACCGGCCTCGGTCGCGCGATCAACGACCGCCTGCGCCGCGCGGCGGCGCCGCGCGACTGA
- a CDS encoding MBL fold metallo-hydrolase, whose translation MRGEDTPASASGIRYSWAEPPDPGGAIEVAPGVMWIRLPLPMALDHVNCFALDEGDSWALVDPGIDTRKCRAALQAAMDGPLGGKPVTRVLVTHYHPDHIGLAGWLQEQGAELITTRTSWLFARMLQLDPQDRPVAETLTYYRRAGMDAALLDKRANERPFNFADCVHAMPLGFTRIVEGDEITLGGRRWAVKMGDGHAPEHATLWSLDDDLVLGGDQLLPSISANLGVYATEPEADPLADWLTSCARFAEIAEDRHLVLPGHKLPFTGLPLRLRQMIENHEGALKRLRKHLDTPRTACDCFPPLFKRQIDESTHGLAMVEAMAHLNHLWHKGEVSRTLREDGAWLWSLK comes from the coding sequence ATGAGGGGCGAGGACACCCCCGCGTCGGCGAGCGGCATCCGCTATTCTTGGGCGGAGCCGCCAGATCCGGGCGGCGCGATCGAGGTCGCACCCGGCGTGATGTGGATCCGGCTGCCGCTGCCCATGGCGCTCGATCACGTAAATTGCTTTGCGTTGGACGAGGGCGATAGCTGGGCGCTGGTCGATCCGGGCATCGACACGCGCAAATGTCGCGCGGCGCTGCAGGCGGCGATGGACGGACCGCTGGGTGGTAAGCCGGTCACGAGGGTTCTGGTGACCCATTACCACCCCGATCATATCGGGCTGGCAGGCTGGCTGCAGGAGCAGGGCGCGGAGCTGATAACCACGCGGACCTCGTGGCTGTTTGCGCGGATGCTGCAACTCGATCCGCAGGATCGGCCCGTGGCCGAGACCCTGACCTATTACCGCCGCGCCGGGATGGACGCGGCGCTTCTGGACAAACGCGCCAATGAACGCCCCTTCAACTTCGCCGATTGCGTTCATGCGATGCCGCTCGGTTTCACCCGGATCGTGGAGGGCGACGAGATCACCCTCGGCGGGCGGCGTTGGGCGGTGAAGATGGGCGACGGGCACGCGCCCGAACACGCGACGCTGTGGAGTTTGGACGACGATCTGGTCCTGGGCGGCGATCAGCTGCTCCCCTCGATCTCGGCCAATCTCGGTGTTTACGCGACCGAACCCGAGGCCGATCCGCTGGCGGACTGGCTTACCTCCTGCGCGCGGTTTGCCGAGATCGCGGAGGATCGCCATCTCGTGCTGCCCGGCCACAAGCTGCCTTTCACCGGGCTGCCGCTGCGGCTGCGTCAGATGATCGAGAACCACGAGGGTGCGCTGAAACGTCTGCGCAAGCATCTCGACACCCCGCGCACCGCTTGCGATTGCTTCCCGCCGCTGTTCAAGCGCCAGATCGACGAGAGTACCCACGGGCTTGCGATGGTCGAAGCGATGGCGCATCTCAACCATCTTTGGCACAAAGGAGAGGTGAGCCGTACCTTGCGAGAGGACGGCGCCTGGCTCTGGAGCCTGAAATGA
- a CDS encoding YqgE/AlgH family protein, whose product MDLTGKFLIAMPGMGDPRFEHSVIAVCAHSDEGAMGLIINKPLPSPAFSDLLESLDIDRPGADIRLDQPILFGGPVETGRGFVLHSPDWTTGEGQMEVTDRLRMTGTRDILEDIARGRGPNQALMALGYAGWGPGQLEEEILDNGWLTADSDADLALDSDHETKWVRALEGMGIDPRTLSAAAGHA is encoded by the coding sequence ATGGACCTGACAGGCAAGTTTCTGATCGCGATGCCCGGCATGGGCGATCCGCGATTCGAGCATTCGGTGATCGCCGTATGCGCCCATTCCGATGAGGGTGCGATGGGCTTGATCATCAACAAGCCCTTGCCGTCGCCGGCCTTCTCGGACCTTCTCGAAAGCCTCGATATCGACCGGCCCGGCGCGGATATCCGCCTCGATCAGCCGATCCTGTTCGGTGGCCCGGTCGAGACCGGGCGCGGCTTCGTGCTGCATTCGCCCGACTGGACGACCGGCGAGGGCCAGATGGAGGTCACCGATCGCCTGCGCATGACCGGCACGCGCGACATTCTCGAAGACATCGCGCGGGGGCGCGGCCCGAACCAGGCGCTGATGGCGCTGGGGTATGCGGGCTGGGGGCCGGGGCAGCTTGAAGAGGAAATCCTCGACAATGGCTGGCTCACCGCCGACAGCGATGCCGATCTCGCGCTCGATAGCGATCATGAGACGAAATGGGTGCGCGCGCTGGAAGGCATGGGGATCGACCCGCGGACGCTTTCGGCTGCGGCGGGTCATGCCTGA